A genomic stretch from Coffea arabica cultivar ET-39 chromosome 10c, Coffea Arabica ET-39 HiFi, whole genome shotgun sequence includes:
- the LOC113713714 gene encoding probable galacturonosyltransferase-like 1, translating into MKPQQLAIFLLFLLCVSFPSTSSITPSTSSPPSSIPQRFREAPEFYNSPECPSIISSDELDATDIISIDNNINKNRNDEDSTSASDGDDDDGDVVEDHNFICSDDAVHVAMTLDAAYIRGSLAAILSILQHSSCPQNIIFHFVTSASSNASLLSTTVASSFPYLKFQVYRFADAAVAGLISTSIRSALDCPLNYARSYLANLLPLCVRKVVYLDSDLVLVDDIAKLASIPLGDDKVLAAPEYCNANFTSYFTPTLWSNPSLSLTFANRKACYFNTGVMVIDLDRWRAGDYTTKIEEWMELQKRMRIYELGSLPPFLLVFAGNIAPVDHRWNQHGLGGDNFRGLCRDLHPGPVSLLHWSGKGKPWARLDANRPCPLDALWAPYDLLKTPFAFDS; encoded by the coding sequence ATGAAGCCTCAACAACTCGCAATATTCcttctcttccttctttgcgTATCTTTTCCCAGTACCAGTAGTATTACTCCTTCAACTTCTTCTCCACCTTCATCAATTCCACAACGATTCAGGGAAGCCCCCGAGTTCTACAACTCGCCAGAGTGTCCTTCAATCATCAGTAGTGATGAATTAGATGCCACCGACATCATCAGCATTGACAATAATATTAATAAGAATCGCAATGATGAAGATTCCACCTCGGCCAGCGATGGTGATGATGATGACGGTGATGTTGTTGAAGACCATAATTTCATCTGCTCCGATGATGCTGTCCACGTGGCCATGACCTTAGACGCCGCCTACATCCGCGGCTCACTGGCCGCCATCCTTTCCATCCTCCAACACTCGTCTTGTCCGCAGAACATCATCTTCCACTTTGTCACCTCTGCCTCATCCAATGCGTCTCTTCTAAGCACCACCGTTGCTTCCTCTTTCCCTTACCTCAAGTTCCAAGTCTACCGTTTTGCCGACGCGGCTGTGGCCGGGCTAATATCTACATCCATCCGTTCGGCCCTCGACTGCCCTCTTAACTATGCAAGAAGTTATTTAGCTAATCTTTTACCCCTTTGCGTCCGGAAAGTTGTGTACTTGGACTCGGACTTAGTCCTAGTCGATGACATTGCTAAATTGGCGTCCATCCCATTAGGTGATGATAAGGTCTTGGCAGCTCCTGAATATTGCAATGCTAACTTCACCTCATATTTCACCCCAACTTTGTGGTCCAACCCTTCTCTTTCTTTAACATTTGCCAACAGGAAAGCCTGCTATTTTAATACAGGAGTAATGGTGATTGATCTTGATCGGTGGAGAGCGGGGGATTACACAACCAAGATTGAAGAATGGATGGAACTGCAAAAAAGGATGAGGATATATGAATTGGGATCTTTGCCTCCCTTTTTGCTTGTTTTTGCTGGAAATATAGCTCCGGTTGATCATAGATGGAATCAGCATGGTCTAGGAGGTGATAACTTTCGAGGGCTTTGCAGGGATTTGCATCCGGGTCCGGTGAGTTTGTTGCATTGGAGTGGTAAAGGCAAGCCTTGGGCAAGATTGGATGCCAACCGGCCGTGTCCCTTGGATGCTCTCTGGGCACCTTATGATCTGTTAAAGACTCCATTCGCATTTGATTCTTGA